In Syntrophomonas wolfei subsp. wolfei str. Goettingen G311, a single window of DNA contains:
- a CDS encoding CTP synthase, whose amino-acid sequence MTKYIFITGGVVSSLGKGITAASLGRLLKGRGLKVALQKFDPYINVDPGTMSPYQHGEVYVTEDGAETDLDVGHYERFIDENLSHYANCTTGRIYQTVLDKERRGDYLGQTVQVIPHITNEIKDRVTMIEKENSPDIVISEIGGTVGDIESLPFLEAIRQLKFDLGKDRVLYIHVTLIPYIEAAGELKTKPTQHSVKELRSIGIQPDILVCRTQKELSEDLKAKLALFCDVDREAVVQLPDAESIYEVPLMLAREKLDLEIIRRLGLECKQADLKEWKELASRVHRLDKEICIGLVGKYVELPDAYLSIVESLKHAGFQYNCEIKIKWIYAEKVEKEGAEELLQNVDGILIPGGFGERGIEGKIATAAYARENRVPFLGICLGMQCAIIEFARNVCQMKGANSSEFDPDSPYPVVHLMPGQENVANKGASMRLGGYPCRLVEGTLAYGVYGVSETSERHRHRYEINNEYRKEMESKGLVISGISPDGQLIEIIELKEHPWFVACQFHPEFKSRPNRPHPLFMGLIKGALDYKEEPDTASREG is encoded by the coding sequence GTGACCAAGTATATATTTATTACCGGTGGGGTGGTTTCTTCTCTGGGGAAGGGTATTACTGCCGCATCTTTGGGCCGGCTCTTAAAAGGCCGGGGTCTGAAGGTGGCATTACAGAAATTCGATCCGTATATCAATGTCGATCCAGGTACCATGAGTCCTTACCAGCACGGCGAGGTTTATGTCACTGAAGATGGTGCGGAAACTGACCTGGATGTAGGTCACTATGAGCGATTTATAGATGAAAACTTGAGCCACTATGCCAACTGCACTACCGGCAGAATATACCAGACAGTTCTGGACAAAGAAAGAAGAGGAGATTATCTGGGGCAGACGGTACAGGTTATTCCTCATATAACCAATGAGATAAAAGACCGGGTTACCATGATTGAGAAAGAAAACAGCCCGGATATAGTAATAAGCGAAATTGGAGGCACTGTGGGAGATATTGAATCCCTCCCGTTTCTAGAGGCCATTCGCCAATTGAAGTTCGATCTGGGCAAGGATAGAGTACTGTACATACATGTTACTCTTATCCCCTATATAGAGGCGGCCGGCGAATTGAAGACCAAACCCACCCAGCACAGTGTAAAGGAACTCAGGAGCATAGGCATACAGCCGGACATTTTAGTTTGCCGAACGCAAAAGGAACTTTCTGAGGATTTGAAGGCCAAACTAGCCTTGTTCTGTGATGTGGATCGTGAAGCCGTGGTTCAGCTGCCGGATGCCGAATCTATTTATGAGGTTCCCTTAATGTTGGCTCGGGAGAAATTGGATTTGGAGATAATAAGGCGCCTGGGATTGGAATGTAAACAAGCCGATCTTAAAGAATGGAAAGAATTGGCAAGTCGGGTCCATCGCCTGGACAAGGAGATATGCATTGGACTGGTAGGCAAATATGTTGAACTCCCCGATGCCTATCTGAGCATTGTGGAATCCCTGAAACATGCGGGATTCCAATATAACTGTGAAATCAAGATTAAATGGATATATGCCGAGAAAGTGGAAAAAGAAGGAGCAGAAGAGCTTCTGCAAAATGTCGATGGAATTTTGATCCCCGGAGGTTTTGGTGAAAGAGGTATAGAAGGGAAGATAGCTACTGCTGCATATGCCCGGGAAAACCGGGTGCCTTTTTTAGGCATATGCCTGGGTATGCAGTGTGCGATAATTGAGTTTGCTCGTAATGTATGCCAGATGAAAGGAGCCAATAGCTCTGAATTTGACCCCGACAGTCCTTACCCGGTAGTACACTTGATGCCCGGTCAGGAGAATGTTGCTAATAAAGGTGCCAGCATGCGCTTGGGGGGTTATCCCTGTCGCCTGGTGGAAGGAACCCTTGCTTATGGGGTATACGGGGTTTCTGAAACCAGTGAGCGTCACCGGCATCGCTATGAGATAAATAACGAATACCGGAAGGAAATGGAAAGTAAAGGTCTGGTGATAAGCGGAATCTCACCTGATGGACAGCTGATAGAAATAATCGAGCTAAAAGAGCACCCCTGGTTTGTGGCTTGCCAGTTTCATCCTGAATTCAAATCCCGTCCCAACCGTCCACACCCCTTGTTTATGGGCCTGATTAAGGGGGCATTGGATTATAAGGAGGAGCCGGATACCGCTAGCCGGGAAGGATAA
- a CDS encoding MBL fold metallo-hydrolase has translation MKIRWLGHASFLIETGKERIITDPFDERAGYAVFTETVDIATVSHEHWDHNAVGILAGKPQVIRGEGEFCLGGITITGFSSFHDQTRGRDRGKNTIYKISAEGMELLHLGDLGHILSPREIEAIGQVDILLLPVGGTYTIDARQALETMQQLNPRITIPMHYQTPHVKISLAPLEAFTGHLERVVKRPFLEITREELPEEPLVVVLDYL, from the coding sequence ATGAAAATAAGGTGGTTGGGACATGCCTCTTTTTTAATTGAAACCGGGAAAGAACGGATAATAACCGACCCTTTTGATGAAAGGGCCGGCTATGCTGTTTTTACGGAGACGGTGGATATTGCTACCGTAAGTCATGAACACTGGGATCATAACGCGGTTGGGATTCTCGCCGGAAAGCCTCAAGTTATCCGGGGAGAAGGAGAATTCTGCCTGGGAGGAATAACTATTACGGGTTTTTCCTCCTTCCATGACCAGACCCGGGGTCGAGACCGGGGTAAAAACACCATATACAAAATATCGGCAGAAGGTATGGAACTGCTTCACCTGGGGGATTTAGGCCATATTCTTTCTCCCCGGGAAATCGAGGCCATAGGGCAGGTGGATATTTTGCTGCTTCCGGTGGGTGGTACTTATACCATTGATGCCAGGCAGGCTTTAGAAACCATGCAGCAACTGAATCCCAGGATTACCATACCGATGCATTACCAAACCCCGCATGTTAAAATAAGCCTGGCACCATTGGAGGCCTTTACCGGTCACTTGGAACGGGTGGTAAAACGGCCCTTCCTGGAGATTACACGGGAAGAGTTACCGGAAGAACCCCTGGTGGTAGTATTGGATTACTTGTAG
- the rpoE gene encoding DNA-directed RNA polymerase subunit delta: MMPRKKSEADWAVEILVKKQEAMFYADLIQEVARMMGKKDDPASLTSIYTRINMDNRLVYQGQGYWYYDTNRVRQDA, from the coding sequence ATGATGCCAAGAAAAAAGAGCGAAGCTGACTGGGCGGTGGAAATACTGGTCAAAAAGCAAGAAGCTATGTTTTATGCAGATCTGATCCAAGAAGTAGCCAGGATGATGGGGAAAAAAGATGACCCTGCCAGCTTGACTTCAATTTATACCCGGATAAATATGGACAATCGCCTGGTATACCAGGGACAGGGTTACTGGTATTATGATACCAACCGGGTACGGCAGGACGCTTGA
- the argS gene encoding arginine--tRNA ligase — MNPIQKVLASLHSMVIEALEKAKSRDLIKFDQIPEFLIEVPREKEHGDFACNVALLMARQARQAPRAIAEVLVELMEASGRPVEKIEIAGAGFINFFLDRSWLYEIPLMVYKSKDKYGFNGEKAKKVQVEFVSANPTGNLHMGNARGGAIGDTLANILERAGYEVEREFYINDAGNQIEIFTDSMEARYLQLTGHDVQFPENGYAGRDLIDTVRNIIARYGEGLYDLPREERRQIIVDFALEEKIDYIQKTLASFGINYDVWFSEKSLHENGKIMAVFNDLRDKGYIYESEGAWWFKSTAFGDEKDEVVLRANGMPTYFMADIAYHQNKFERGFDWVINVWGADHHGHVARMKGAIEALGYDPARLDILLMQLVRLYRGGNIVRMSKRTGTTVSLDELIEDVGKDAARFFFVMRSPDSHLDFDLELARQKSQENPVYYVQYAHARICSIFRQARAEGITMAEINEIDISCLKEEEELAILRKIADFPEEISIAARTLAPHRIARYVLDLAALFHSFYNHHRVLNDNRALQDARLLLMEITRITIHNALDVLGVAAPEQM, encoded by the coding sequence ATGAATCCCATACAAAAAGTCCTGGCTTCTTTGCACAGCATGGTGATAGAAGCATTGGAAAAGGCTAAATCCAGGGATTTAATAAAATTTGACCAAATTCCGGAATTTCTTATCGAAGTTCCCCGGGAAAAGGAACATGGTGATTTTGCCTGTAATGTCGCTCTTTTAATGGCGCGTCAGGCCAGGCAGGCTCCTCGCGCCATTGCCGAAGTGCTGGTGGAATTGATGGAAGCGAGCGGGCGTCCGGTGGAGAAGATTGAAATCGCCGGAGCCGGCTTTATCAACTTTTTTCTGGATCGGAGCTGGCTTTATGAAATCCCTTTAATGGTATATAAGAGCAAGGATAAATATGGATTCAATGGAGAAAAAGCCAAAAAGGTGCAAGTGGAATTTGTCAGCGCTAATCCTACTGGTAATCTACATATGGGAAATGCACGGGGTGGTGCTATCGGAGATACCCTGGCCAATATCCTGGAACGGGCCGGTTATGAGGTGGAGCGGGAATTCTATATTAATGATGCCGGCAATCAGATAGAAATATTCACTGATTCCATGGAGGCCCGCTACCTGCAGTTAACGGGACATGATGTGCAGTTCCCGGAAAACGGCTACGCCGGGCGGGATCTTATCGATACGGTCAGGAATATTATTGCTCGTTACGGCGAGGGCTTATATGATTTACCCCGGGAGGAAAGGCGGCAGATAATAGTTGATTTTGCTCTGGAGGAGAAGATAGATTATATCCAGAAAACCCTGGCCAGCTTTGGCATCAATTATGATGTATGGTTCAGTGAAAAAAGCCTGCATGAAAACGGTAAGATAATGGCGGTTTTTAATGATTTGCGGGATAAGGGTTATATTTATGAAAGCGAAGGAGCTTGGTGGTTTAAATCCACTGCTTTTGGCGATGAGAAGGATGAAGTGGTTTTACGGGCCAATGGAATGCCTACTTATTTTATGGCCGATATTGCTTATCATCAGAACAAGTTTGAACGGGGTTTTGACTGGGTTATAAATGTTTGGGGGGCTGACCACCATGGGCATGTTGCCCGCATGAAAGGGGCTATAGAAGCTCTGGGCTACGACCCGGCCAGGCTGGACATACTCTTGATGCAACTGGTCAGATTATACCGGGGCGGTAATATAGTACGGATGTCCAAACGGACCGGAACCACCGTTTCCCTGGATGAGTTGATTGAGGATGTGGGCAAGGATGCCGCCCGCTTCTTTTTTGTTATGCGCAGCCCGGACAGCCATTTGGATTTTGACCTGGAATTGGCCCGGCAGAAGAGCCAGGAAAACCCGGTATATTATGTACAATATGCTCATGCCCGAATCTGCAGTATATTCAGACAAGCCCGGGCCGAGGGTATTACCATGGCGGAGATAAATGAAATTGATATTTCCTGCTTAAAGGAAGAGGAAGAACTAGCTATATTAAGGAAAATAGCGGATTTCCCCGAAGAAATCTCTATAGCCGCCAGAACCCTTGCTCCCCATCGGATAGCCCGTTATGTATTGGATTTAGCCGCGTTATTCCACAGTTTCTACAATCACCACCGGGTTTTGAATGATAACCGGGCTTTGCAGGATGCCCGGCTTTTGTTAATGGAGATAACCCGCATTACCATACATAATGCGCTGGATGTACTGGGGGTTGCTGCTCCCGAACAAATGTAG
- a CDS encoding M1 family metallopeptidase, with protein sequence MPLRKRKLFFIIVIAVFLAGCLIYIRMGSQSLIETMATGTKDNENELVFPAPSQTLYKMGLYLDTSRRTMYGNTVLLTRNTSGQALSELWFTVYPNAFKEPRFSPAPSEAYYAGFNEGHLDFQEFKVNGQKVEYFPDGVSLQVVLPRDIVPGEDIKIEMQWQAQVPKLAYRYGNKGGIYMLGNFYPTLNVLGRDGWHNSYNSAFGDPFCFHCADYQVSLSLPEGFLMVSTGIKRETIAEDNGREVHFIEAHNVRDFCLAVLYDYNESIYGQNRPQIICYSPAKQSELSGQILKQSAQILNYYACSWGSYPYPDFKIVFVPMRGFHGMEYSGLIFLSEEFLQPRTYKDHGEFILAHEIAHQWWYGMVGNDQLKEPWLDEGLANWSAYKYLKEYQGIEPPCGNEFQNGINLAQEMRDIVSRQEYYRMAYSGGEAFWFALEKEMGEDTVNKVLRRYLADFRFKVASTEDLLLVIKKEARRDMSDYFHKWFQD encoded by the coding sequence TTGCCGTTACGGAAAAGAAAATTATTCTTTATAATCGTAATAGCAGTTTTTTTAGCGGGCTGTCTTATTTATATACGTATGGGATCGCAGTCTTTAATTGAGACGATGGCAACGGGTACTAAGGACAATGAGAATGAGCTGGTTTTTCCAGCTCCCAGCCAGACACTTTATAAAATGGGACTTTATCTGGATACCAGTAGGCGAACTATGTATGGAAATACGGTTTTACTAACCCGGAATACTTCCGGCCAGGCCCTGAGCGAACTATGGTTTACCGTCTATCCCAATGCCTTTAAGGAGCCCCGGTTCAGCCCTGCTCCATCTGAGGCTTATTATGCCGGATTCAATGAAGGCCACCTTGATTTCCAGGAATTCAAGGTTAATGGGCAAAAGGTGGAATACTTTCCGGACGGGGTATCACTACAGGTGGTGCTGCCCCGGGATATTGTTCCCGGGGAGGATATAAAGATTGAGATGCAATGGCAGGCCCAGGTACCCAAATTGGCCTATCGTTATGGTAATAAGGGCGGAATCTATATGTTGGGTAATTTTTATCCCACCTTGAATGTCCTGGGCAGGGATGGCTGGCATAATTCCTACAATTCCGCTTTTGGAGATCCCTTTTGCTTCCATTGTGCTGATTACCAGGTAAGCTTGAGCCTGCCGGAAGGTTTCTTAATGGTATCAACAGGAATTAAGCGGGAAACAATAGCAGAAGATAATGGCAGAGAAGTTCATTTTATTGAAGCCCATAATGTCCGTGACTTTTGCTTGGCGGTACTGTATGATTACAACGAGTCAATTTATGGGCAAAATCGACCCCAAATTATTTGTTATTCTCCGGCCAAACAAAGTGAACTATCCGGGCAGATTCTTAAACAATCGGCCCAGATTCTGAACTATTATGCTTGTAGCTGGGGATCCTATCCCTATCCGGATTTCAAAATTGTTTTCGTTCCTATGCGCGGTTTTCATGGCATGGAATATTCCGGGTTAATCTTTTTGAGTGAAGAATTTTTGCAACCCAGAACTTATAAAGATCATGGTGAGTTTATTCTGGCTCACGAAATAGCTCACCAATGGTGGTATGGGATGGTAGGCAATGATCAGTTAAAGGAGCCCTGGTTGGACGAAGGATTGGCCAACTGGAGCGCCTATAAGTACCTGAAAGAATATCAGGGGATTGAACCACCCTGCGGCAATGAATTCCAGAACGGGATTAACCTGGCGCAGGAAATGAGGGATATTGTTTCCCGGCAGGAATACTACCGGATGGCCTACTCAGGAGGAGAGGCTTTCTGGTTTGCTTTAGAGAAAGAAATGGGAGAAGATACGGTTAACAAGGTTTTACGCAGATACCTGGCTGATTTTCGCTTTAAAGTGGCCAGTACCGAGGATTTGCTGCTGGTTATTAAAAAGGAGGCCCGCCGGGATATGAGCGATTATTTCCACAAATGGTTTCAGGATTAA